A stretch of Fundicoccus culcitae DNA encodes these proteins:
- the citF gene encoding citrate lyase subunit alpha has protein sequence MVKNRVNREIPEEFAEKYNVYAGETANIKEYKESSRTISPVKPGETKLLASLQEAIEKVGLKDGMTISFHHHFREGDYVLNMVMDVIAEMGFKNISIAPSSIANVHAPLIDHIKNGVVTNITSSGLRDELGAAISSGIMENPVVIRSHGGRARAIVAGDIKIDVAFLGVPSSDEYGNANGVKGKAVCGSLGYAKVDAKYADKVVLITDSLQKYPNTPISIPQTDVDYVVEVDAIGDPSGIAKGATRFTSNPKELLIAEYANKVITASPYYKTGMSFQTGTGGASLAVSRFLKESMIKDNVVAGFALGGITNQMVELLEEGLVEKLLDVQDFDAPSGVSLGSNEHHYEIDANFYASASNKGSAINQLNICILSALEIDTNFNVNVMTGSDGVIRGAAGGHPDTAMASDMTMIISPLIRGRIPTIVDEVNTVITPGDSVDVVVTEVGIAINPKREDLLEAFKSLKIPQFTIEELKEKAYAVVGNPKPIVYGDKVVALIEYRDGTLIDVVKNV, from the coding sequence ATGGTTAAAAATAGAGTAAACAGAGAAATTCCTGAAGAATTTGCAGAGAAATACAATGTTTACGCTGGCGAAACAGCAAACATTAAAGAATACAAAGAATCCTCTCGAACGATTAGTCCAGTAAAACCAGGGGAGACAAAATTATTAGCGAGTTTACAAGAAGCTATTGAAAAAGTGGGGTTAAAAGATGGAATGACTATTTCATTTCATCATCATTTCCGTGAAGGCGACTATGTTTTAAATATGGTGATGGATGTCATTGCTGAAATGGGTTTTAAAAATATATCTATTGCCCCTAGCTCCATTGCTAATGTTCATGCACCTTTAATTGACCATATAAAAAATGGTGTCGTTACTAATATTACGTCAAGTGGTTTACGCGATGAATTAGGCGCAGCAATTTCATCAGGAATTATGGAAAATCCGGTCGTTATTCGTTCACATGGTGGTCGTGCGCGGGCTATTGTTGCGGGAGATATCAAAATTGACGTGGCTTTCTTAGGCGTACCAAGTTCGGATGAATATGGCAATGCGAATGGAGTTAAAGGTAAAGCTGTCTGCGGATCGTTAGGCTATGCTAAAGTGGATGCAAAATATGCTGATAAAGTTGTATTAATAACAGATTCTCTACAAAAATATCCCAATACACCTATCAGTATCCCTCAAACAGATGTCGATTATGTTGTTGAAGTAGACGCTATCGGCGATCCAAGCGGTATTGCTAAAGGTGCGACGCGTTTTACATCTAATCCTAAAGAATTATTGATTGCAGAATATGCCAATAAAGTGATTACTGCATCTCCTTACTATAAAACGGGTATGTCATTCCAAACAGGAACGGGTGGTGCTTCCCTGGCTGTATCTCGCTTCTTAAAAGAATCAATGATTAAAGATAATGTTGTTGCTGGTTTTGCATTAGGTGGAATTACAAACCAGATGGTTGAGTTGCTAGAAGAAGGTTTAGTCGAAAAATTATTAGATGTACAGGATTTCGATGCCCCTTCTGGTGTATCGTTAGGTAGTAATGAACACCATTATGAAATTGATGCAAACTTTTATGCTTCTGCCTCCAATAAAGGATCAGCAATTAACCAATTAAATATCTGTATTTTATCTGCTTTAGAGATTGATACAAACTTTAATGTTAATGTTATGACAGGTTCTGATGGTGTTATTCGAGGTGCAGCTGGTGGACATCCAGACACTGCCATGGCTTCAGATATGACCATGATTATCTCTCCTTTAATACGTGGAAGAATCCCAACAATTGTTGATGAAGTAAATACCGTTATCACGCCTGGGGACAGTGTTGATGTGGTGGTTACTGAAGTCGGTATTGCAATTAATCCTAAAAGGGAAGATTTATTAGAAGCTTTTAAATCTTTGAAGATTCCTCAATTTACTATTGAAGAATTAAAAGAAAAAGCTTATGCAGTGGTAGGTAATCCCAAACCCATCGTTTACGGTGATAAAGTAGTTGCCTTAATCGAATACCGCGATGGCACCTTAATTGATGTTGTTAAAAATGTTTAA
- the citD gene encoding citrate lyase acyl carrier protein, which yields MNITRTASAGTVESCDIMVTIEPNRDNGIQIDLQSSVEKQFGEQIKEVLVKTLEKLDVNNVNVLAVDQGALDCTIEARTVVAVYRAADKKEFDWKELNSWSV from the coding sequence ATGAATATTACGCGAACAGCATCAGCTGGAACAGTAGAATCATGTGATATTATGGTTACCATCGAGCCTAATAGGGATAATGGTATCCAAATTGACTTACAGAGTAGCGTAGAAAAACAATTCGGTGAACAAATCAAAGAGGTGTTAGTTAAAACACTAGAAAAATTAGATGTAAATAATGTCAATGTCTTGGCGGTTGACCAAGGTGCCTTAGATTGTACTATTGAAGCGCGTACGGTTGTGGCCGTCTATCGTGCAGCGGATAAAAAGGAATTTGACTGGAAGGAGTTGAACTCATGGAGCGTTTAA
- the citE gene encoding citrate (pro-3S)-lyase subunit beta, with translation MERLRRTMMFVPGANPAMLRDAILYGADAVMFDLEDAVSINEKDSARFLVHKALKTLDYSKVETVVRINALADGGDQDIEAVVTAGVDVVRLPKTETAQDIIDVATVITDVEEKYGIEVGRTKMMAAIESATGVLNAREIAHASDRLIGIALGAEDYVTNMKTKRSPEGTELFFARSFILHAARDAGIAAIDTVYSDVNNDEGFKAEVRLIKQLGFDGKSVINPRQIPLVNEIYAPTAAEIQNAKETIWAIREAEEKGSGVVSLRGKMIDKPIVERAQRVLAIARATQLIDEEEI, from the coding sequence ATGGAGCGTTTAAGAAGAACGATGATGTTTGTTCCTGGAGCGAATCCAGCCATGTTACGTGATGCCATTTTGTATGGGGCAGATGCTGTGATGTTTGATTTAGAAGATGCCGTTTCTATCAATGAAAAAGATTCAGCGCGTTTTCTAGTCCATAAAGCGTTAAAAACGCTGGATTACAGTAAAGTTGAAACGGTTGTTCGTATTAATGCATTAGCGGATGGCGGTGACCAAGATATTGAAGCGGTTGTAACCGCTGGGGTCGACGTTGTACGTTTACCTAAAACTGAAACCGCACAAGATATTATTGATGTAGCTACTGTTATTACGGACGTGGAAGAAAAGTATGGTATTGAAGTAGGTAGAACAAAAATGATGGCAGCCATTGAATCTGCAACGGGGGTCTTAAATGCACGTGAAATTGCCCATGCATCTGATCGTCTAATTGGGATTGCTCTTGGAGCAGAAGATTACGTGACAAATATGAAAACAAAACGGAGTCCTGAGGGTACGGAATTATTCTTTGCACGTAGTTTTATTTTACATGCTGCGCGTGATGCAGGTATCGCAGCGATTGATACCGTTTATTCAGATGTGAATAATGATGAAGGCTTTAAAGCAGAAGTTCGCTTAATCAAACAATTAGGCTTCGATGGAAAATCAGTGATTAATCCACGTCAAATTCCATTAGTTAACGAGATTTACGCACCAACGGCAGCAGAAATTCAAAATGCCAAAGAAACGATATGGGCTATCCGTGAAGCAGAAGAAAAAGGTTCTGGGGTTGTTTCATTACGAGGAAAGATGATTGATAAACCAATTGTTGAACGTGCCCAACGTGTTTTAGCTATTGCAAGAGCCACACAATTAATCGATGAGGAGGAAATTTAA
- the citX gene encoding citrate lyase holo-[acyl-carrier protein] synthase produces the protein MFNDIFLGETVTLIDMLNARDERYAKQNSLLSQYPGCSLLVVTMNIPGDIKNSQKISEVFKSAIEIIDQELVGASLKHKSSLQQHTGNEAYYVLDIPAVDLKRLMIAIEEQHPQGRLFDLDVLFVDEDTGAVAKISRADYNLMPRQCFVCDKNAKECARSRAHSIQEMKVAVANLMAKQ, from the coding sequence ATGTTTAATGATATTTTTTTAGGTGAAACAGTTACGCTAATCGATATGCTAAATGCTCGCGATGAACGTTATGCCAAACAAAATAGTTTGTTGTCTCAGTATCCAGGCTGTTCTTTGTTAGTTGTCACTATGAATATTCCCGGAGATATTAAAAATTCCCAGAAAATTTCAGAAGTATTCAAATCAGCGATCGAAATAATTGATCAAGAACTTGTAGGTGCAAGCCTTAAGCATAAAAGTTCACTTCAGCAACATACAGGCAATGAAGCCTATTATGTACTGGATATACCAGCCGTTGATTTGAAGCGATTAATGATCGCTATTGAAGAGCAGCATCCACAAGGACGACTTTTTGATTTAGATGTTTTATTTGTGGATGAAGATACTGGTGCAGTTGCTAAAATTAGTCGGGCTGATTATAATCTAATGCCCCGCCAGTGTTTTGTTTGCGATAAAAATGCCAAAGAATGTGCTCGCTCTAGAGCGCATTCAATCCAAGAAATGAAAGTTGCGGTTGCTAATTTAATGGCAAAACAATAA